Proteins from one Chroococcidiopsis sp. CCMEE 29 genomic window:
- a CDS encoding IscS subfamily cysteine desulfurase has translation MPQRPIYLDCHATTPLDDRVLKAMLPYFTEHFGNPSSINHVYGWEAEAAVKQARQLLAAAIHATPEEIIFTSGATEANNLALKGVAEAYFQKGRHIITVETEHSAVLDPCQYLRSLGFEVTLLPVQSDGLIDLAQLEQAFRPETILVSVMAANNEIGVLQPLAEIGRLCRDRQVLFHTDAAQAIGKIPLDVEAMKFDLMSMTAHKVYGPKGIGALYVRRRNPRVRLSPQLHGGGHERGMRSGTLYPPQIVGFARAVELALAEQATETKRLNQLRQQLWQQLSQLDGIHLNGHPTQRLPGNLNISVEGVDGAALLLGLQPIMAVSSGSACSSATTAPSHVLTALGHSEQLAYASIRFGIGRFNTADEIDKVAQHAIATIQSLRKQATLV, from the coding sequence ATGCCTCAACGCCCAATTTATCTAGACTGCCACGCAACAACACCCCTTGACGATCGCGTCCTCAAGGCGATGCTTCCCTATTTCACGGAACATTTTGGCAATCCCTCCAGCATCAACCATGTTTACGGCTGGGAAGCGGAAGCTGCGGTGAAACAGGCACGGCAGCTGTTGGCAGCAGCAATTCATGCGACACCGGAAGAAATTATTTTCACGAGTGGGGCGACAGAGGCAAACAATTTAGCGCTCAAAGGAGTAGCAGAAGCCTATTTCCAAAAAGGTCGTCACATTATTACAGTGGAAACTGAGCATAGTGCGGTGCTTGACCCTTGCCAGTATTTGCGATCGCTCGGTTTTGAAGTTACATTGCTCCCAGTCCAGAGTGACGGGCTGATCGATCTTGCCCAATTAGAGCAAGCTTTCCGTCCCGAGACGATTTTAGTTTCGGTGATGGCTGCGAATAACGAAATTGGAGTATTGCAACCTTTGGCAGAAATTGGCAGATTGTGCCGCGATCGCCAAGTTTTATTCCACACGGATGCCGCTCAAGCCATTGGTAAAATTCCCCTGGATGTCGAGGCAATGAAATTTGACCTGATGTCCATGACTGCTCATAAAGTTTATGGTCCTAAAGGCATCGGTGCCCTCTACGTCCGTCGCCGCAATCCCAGAGTCCGTTTATCTCCCCAGTTGCATGGTGGTGGACATGAGCGAGGGATGCGTTCTGGAACTTTGTACCCACCTCAAATTGTCGGATTTGCTAGGGCAGTAGAACTTGCCTTAGCCGAACAAGCTACAGAAACCAAACGCTTAAACCAGCTGAGGCAACAATTGTGGCAACAACTGAGCCAGCTGGATGGTATTCATCTCAACGGACATCCGACCCAAAGGCTACCAGGCAACCTCAATATCAGCGTGGAAGGTGTGGATGGAGCAGCACTACTGCTAGGATTACAGCCAATCATGGCAGTGTCTTCTGGCTCAGCTTGCTCGTCAGCAACAACTGCCCCTTCCCACGTTCTGACGGCACTGGGACACTCAGAACAATTAGCTTATGCCTCAATTCGGTTTGGCATCGGGCGTTTCAATACAGCAGATGAAATTGACAAGGTAGCACAACACGCGATCGCAACTATCCAAAGCCTACGCAAGCAGGCAACCCTCGTATAG
- a CDS encoding glycosyltransferase, protein MTISHPESLLPVPSGCFQVSEAAPAFKRVDTRYAMPLGLYPVSFSLVIPTYNESKNIEALISVLSSLLDAAIPGNYELIVVDDDSPDHTWEVAQALIPEYPQLKVMRRQQEQGLSTAVIRGWQAANGHVLGVIDGDLQHPPKVLLQLLTAIEQGADLAVASRHIQGGGVSSWSFTRRVLSRGAQLLGIVILPQVVSRVSDPMSGYFLVRRSAIAGRRLNPIGYKILIEILGRGDIGSIAEVGYVFQERQEGESKVTWKQYLDYLQHLLRLRFSSGRMRGIRQGIDFPWSRFIRFGVVGLSGVFVDMAVLYLLHDSSTLGWGLTRSKIIAAEAAIINNFFWNDAWTFSDVSNQQRGWLKRLKRLLKFNIICLIGLLLNVLILNFLFNALKVHYLLANIMAIAVVTFWNFWINLKLSWRVTESDN, encoded by the coding sequence ATGACGATTAGTCATCCCGAATCTCTTCTACCTGTACCTTCAGGCTGCTTTCAGGTTTCTGAGGCTGCTCCAGCATTTAAGAGAGTAGACACTCGCTACGCAATGCCACTAGGACTCTACCCAGTCAGTTTTTCTTTAGTAATTCCTACGTATAACGAAAGTAAAAACATCGAAGCACTCATCAGTGTTTTAAGCAGTCTGCTAGATGCAGCAATACCTGGCAATTATGAACTGATTGTGGTAGATGACGATAGCCCAGACCATACTTGGGAAGTAGCGCAGGCTCTGATACCTGAATACCCACAGTTGAAGGTGATGCGTCGTCAACAGGAGCAAGGGCTATCCACTGCCGTAATTCGGGGTTGGCAGGCGGCAAATGGACACGTATTAGGGGTAATTGATGGTGACCTCCAGCATCCACCCAAGGTGTTATTGCAATTGTTGACAGCCATTGAACAGGGAGCTGATTTAGCAGTTGCCAGCCGACACATTCAAGGTGGAGGTGTCAGTAGCTGGAGCTTTACTAGACGTGTTTTATCCCGAGGCGCTCAGCTATTAGGGATAGTGATTTTACCACAAGTGGTGTCTCGCGTCTCAGATCCGATGAGTGGCTATTTTTTAGTGCGGCGTAGTGCTATTGCTGGACGTAGATTAAATCCGATTGGCTACAAGATTCTAATTGAAATTTTGGGTCGGGGAGATATCGGTTCCATTGCTGAAGTAGGCTACGTATTTCAAGAGCGCCAAGAGGGAGAGAGCAAAGTTACCTGGAAGCAGTATTTAGATTATTTGCAGCACTTGCTACGGTTACGCTTTTCTAGTGGACGGATGAGGGGAATCAGGCAAGGCATCGACTTTCCTTGGAGTCGATTCATCCGGTTTGGGGTAGTGGGTTTGAGCGGTGTATTTGTAGACATGGCGGTGCTTTACCTACTCCACGATTCTAGTACCCTGGGGTGGGGTCTAACTCGCAGTAAGATTATTGCTGCAGAAGCTGCCATCATCAATAACTTTTTTTGGAATGATGCTTGGACGTTTAGTGATGTGTCAAATCAACAACGAGGATGGCTAAAGCGCCTAAAGCGGCTGTTGAAATTCAACATTATCTGCTTAATTGGTCTGTTATTAAATGTGCTGATATTGAACTTTTTATTTAATGCCTTAAAAGTTCACTATCTTCTAGCAAATATCATGGCGATCGCCGTTGTTACCTTCTGGAATTTCTGGATTAACTTAAAACTAAGTTGGCGGGTAACGGAAAGCGATAATTGA
- a CDS encoding TMEM165/GDT1 family protein produces the protein MLTAFTAGLLLIAVSELGDKTFFIAAILAMRHSRRLVFAGAIVALAGMTVISVLVGQVATLLPEVYILYAEIVLFIGFGIKLLYEASRMPANTCDAEVVQEAKAVVEKAEFKLPKEQTAVTICLEAFVLTFLAEWGDRTQIATVALAARYNPVGVTLGAIVGHALCAAIAVVGGRILAGRISERTLTFAGGFLFLAFGVFAALRENL, from the coding sequence GTGCTGACTGCTTTCACTGCCGGTTTATTACTAATTGCGGTTTCAGAGTTAGGGGATAAAACATTTTTTATCGCCGCAATTTTAGCGATGCGTCACTCACGGCGGCTGGTATTTGCGGGTGCGATAGTGGCTCTGGCTGGGATGACAGTAATTTCTGTGCTTGTGGGACAGGTGGCTACTCTGTTACCAGAGGTTTATATTCTTTATGCCGAAATCGTTTTGTTTATTGGCTTCGGTATCAAGCTGCTGTATGAAGCGAGCCGGATGCCTGCAAACACCTGTGATGCAGAAGTAGTCCAAGAAGCAAAAGCTGTGGTGGAGAAGGCTGAATTTAAATTGCCCAAAGAACAAACTGCGGTAACGATTTGTTTAGAAGCGTTTGTCTTAACATTTTTGGCAGAATGGGGCGATCGCACTCAAATTGCTACTGTTGCCTTGGCAGCACGTTATAACCCGGTTGGAGTAACGCTCGGTGCAATTGTTGGTCATGCTCTTTGTGCAGCGATCGCCGTTGTCGGAGGGCGAATACTAGCAGGTCGTATTTCTGAGCGCACACTCACTTTTGCTGGAGGATTCCTCTTTCTCGCCTTCGGTGTCTTCGCCGCACTACGAGAAAATCTATAA
- a CDS encoding tetratricopeptide repeat protein: MSQPSSRWLIKIVLVLAAVGFVGVSMIPLLSTAIRESQPSTVATPAISQTPMAEQRSQLEGEARGYEVVLQREPENQTALQGLVQVRIQLGDLQGAIAPLEKLIAFYPNQTEYRLVLGQIYATQKNYEAALKTYEQAIEADQQDFRPLLAKAIILKQQGKTEQAKPVFKNAAALAPDQYKEKINQLATEQPAATNTPSPAPQEKQGKQGKDEG, translated from the coding sequence GTGTCTCAACCAAGCAGTCGCTGGTTAATTAAGATCGTGTTGGTGCTAGCAGCCGTTGGCTTTGTCGGGGTTTCTATGATTCCTTTACTTAGTACTGCAATTAGGGAAAGTCAACCATCAACGGTAGCCACGCCAGCAATCAGCCAAACGCCAATGGCAGAGCAACGCTCACAACTAGAAGGCGAGGCACGGGGTTATGAAGTAGTTTTGCAGCGGGAGCCAGAGAATCAAACGGCGCTGCAAGGTTTGGTACAGGTGCGAATTCAACTGGGCGACTTGCAAGGAGCGATCGCTCCTCTAGAAAAGCTCATAGCCTTCTATCCCAACCAAACAGAATACCGCTTGGTACTCGGTCAGATCTACGCTACACAGAAAAACTACGAGGCAGCGCTCAAGACTTACGAACAGGCAATTGAGGCTGATCAACAAGATTTTCGTCCGTTGTTGGCAAAGGCGATTATCCTAAAACAACAGGGCAAAACCGAGCAAGCAAAACCTGTATTTAAGAATGCCGCCGCGTTAGCACCTGACCAGTACAAGGAGAAAATTAACCAACTGGCAACGGAGCAGCCTGCCGCTACCAATACACCCTCCCCTGCACCGCAGGAAAAGCAGGGGAAGCAGGGAAAGGATGAAGGCTGA
- a CDS encoding homocysteine biosynthesis protein — MRTIAEINDKISRRCAVVLTVEELKARVAAVGVTQAAKEVDVITTGTFEPMESSGAIINLGHTDPPIKIRRCWLDGVPAYSGFGAVDLYLGATQAVEAQDGEETRASVGDFVRSQALRGGGHVISDLIAGKPIQLRAIGQVTDCYPRASFETTITRDTINQFYLFNPRNLYQNFIVGVNGGDRPLFTYLGPLQPRLGNAVYSNPGAISPLLNDPDLQLLGIGTRIFLGGGIGYVAWEGTQHFPLQKRLPNRTPIGPAATLALIGDAKQMDARWIRGCYFKSYGPSLMLGVGVPLPVLHEEVAANCAVQDKDLVAPIVDFSIPRRVRPTFGLVSYAQLKSGRITIDGKPVRVAPLASIARSRQVALELKQWIEAGTFTLTEPVTPIPMARSFLPQDRKNSFEF, encoded by the coding sequence ATGCGGACGATCGCCGAAATTAATGACAAAATCAGCCGTCGATGTGCGGTGGTGTTGACAGTTGAAGAATTAAAAGCACGGGTGGCGGCAGTAGGTGTCACCCAGGCTGCAAAGGAAGTAGACGTTATCACCACTGGCACCTTTGAGCCAATGGAGTCTTCTGGTGCGATTATTAACCTAGGGCATACTGACCCGCCGATTAAAATTCGCCGCTGCTGGCTAGATGGCGTTCCCGCCTACTCTGGCTTTGGGGCAGTCGATCTCTATTTGGGGGCTACTCAAGCAGTTGAAGCCCAAGATGGAGAGGAAACCCGTGCGAGCGTTGGCGATTTTGTGAGGTCGCAGGCGTTACGAGGCGGTGGTCATGTCATTTCCGACCTAATTGCTGGTAAACCAATCCAGTTGCGAGCGATTGGACAGGTTACAGACTGCTACCCCCGTGCTTCGTTTGAAACCACGATTACCCGCGATACGATTAATCAGTTTTACCTATTTAATCCACGCAATCTATATCAAAATTTCATTGTAGGAGTTAATGGCGGCGATCGCCCGCTGTTCACCTACCTCGGACCTCTACAACCCCGCTTAGGCAATGCCGTTTATTCCAACCCTGGTGCTATTTCCCCCTTGCTTAACGACCCCGATTTGCAATTGCTTGGCATTGGCACTCGGATTTTCTTAGGAGGTGGTATTGGTTATGTAGCTTGGGAAGGTACTCAGCACTTCCCCTTGCAAAAGCGCCTCCCTAATCGCACACCCATTGGTCCCGCTGCCACTTTGGCTTTAATTGGTGATGCCAAGCAGATGGATGCTCGCTGGATACGGGGTTGCTATTTCAAAAGTTACGGTCCTTCCTTAATGCTGGGTGTAGGTGTACCACTTCCTGTCTTACACGAAGAAGTAGCTGCCAACTGTGCTGTGCAAGACAAAGACCTAGTAGCGCCGATTGTTGACTTTTCCATTCCCCGCCGTGTTCGTCCTACCTTTGGGTTGGTAAGCTACGCCCAGCTAAAATCTGGGCGGATTACAATTGATGGCAAACCAGTTAGAGTTGCCCCCTTAGCGAGTATTGCCCGCTCGCGGCAAGTAGCTCTGGAGTTGAAACAGTGGATCGAAGCAGGAACCTTTACCCTTACCGAACCCGTTACCCCCATTCCAATGGCTCGGTCTTTTCTGCCCCAAGATCGGAAGAATAGTTTTGAGTTTTGA
- a CDS encoding glutathione peroxidase, translating to MLSNREGQRVPNVTFRTRQNNQWMNVTTNDLFAGKTVIVFSLPGAFTPTCSSTHLPGYNDLAKVFQENGVDDIICISVNDAFVMNEWAKSQEADNLTLIPDGNGEFTDGMGMLVDKADLGFGQRSWRYSMLVKDGVIEKMFIEPQVPGDPFEVSDAETMLNYINPQAAKPKCVSLFAKVGCPYCARAKEMLNEHEIDYEEIVLGKDVTTRSLRAVTGGATTVPQVFIDGKLVGGSEALADYLARV from the coding sequence ATGTTGTCCAATCGAGAAGGACAAAGAGTTCCCAACGTCACCTTCCGTACTCGTCAGAACAACCAGTGGATGAATGTAACCACAAACGACCTATTTGCTGGTAAGACAGTGATTGTGTTTTCTCTACCTGGTGCTTTTACTCCGACTTGTTCATCTACCCACCTACCTGGCTACAACGACTTGGCTAAGGTGTTTCAAGAAAACGGCGTTGATGACATTATCTGTATTTCCGTTAATGATGCCTTTGTAATGAACGAATGGGCAAAATCCCAAGAGGCAGATAATTTGACTCTGATTCCCGATGGTAATGGTGAGTTCACAGATGGGATGGGAATGCTGGTTGACAAGGCAGACCTGGGTTTTGGTCAGCGGTCATGGCGCTATTCAATGCTAGTGAAAGATGGCGTGATTGAAAAGATGTTTATTGAGCCGCAAGTGCCAGGTGACCCGTTTGAGGTATCTGATGCCGAGACTATGCTTAACTATATCAATCCCCAGGCAGCGAAGCCCAAGTGTGTTTCCCTGTTTGCCAAGGTAGGTTGCCCATACTGTGCCCGTGCTAAAGAGATGCTGAACGAGCATGAGATAGATTATGAGGAAATTGTCTTGGGTAAGGATGTTACAACCCGCTCTTTACGGGCTGTCACAGGAGGTGCAACAACGGTTCCCCAAGTATTCATTGATGGTAAGTTAGTTGGCGGTTCTGAGGCGCTAGCAGACTACCTCGCAAGAGTATAA
- a CDS encoding site-specific DNA-methyltransferase: MVLDKPLYTTNYGAAYVGDSLELLDQLESNSIDLVMTSPPFALQREKSYGNVEQEAYVNWLFAFCEKVYRILAPHGSFVIDLGGAYQSKRPVRSLYNYRILIKLCDQLDFRLAEEFFWYNPSKLPSPIEWVNKRKIRVKDSVNTIWWLSKTDNPKANVSNVLVPYSERMKKLLANPEKYYKAKERPSGHDIGTAFATNNGGAIPSNLLQISNSESSSRYIQLCKAVNTPAHPARFPQKLPLFFINFLTEPTDTVLDIFAGSNTTGAAAESLQRRWIVFEQNLSYLSASAFRFVNANESIEQISILFEKLLARKETINITR; encoded by the coding sequence ATGGTTCTTGACAAGCCTTTATATACTACAAATTATGGCGCTGCTTATGTCGGTGATTCACTTGAATTATTAGATCAGCTTGAATCCAATTCTATTGATTTAGTCATGACATCCCCTCCCTTTGCTCTCCAACGAGAAAAGAGTTATGGCAATGTTGAGCAAGAAGCTTATGTCAATTGGCTGTTTGCTTTTTGTGAAAAGGTGTACCGCATACTTGCACCGCATGGAAGTTTTGTAATTGATCTGGGTGGTGCCTATCAAAGTAAACGGCCAGTGCGATCGCTTTACAACTACCGGATATTAATTAAGTTATGCGATCAGCTTGATTTTCGTCTAGCTGAAGAGTTTTTTTGGTACAACCCCTCGAAATTACCTTCACCGATTGAATGGGTGAATAAACGTAAGATCCGAGTTAAGGATTCTGTCAATACTATTTGGTGGTTATCAAAAACTGACAATCCTAAAGCGAATGTTAGTAATGTTCTTGTTCCTTATTCGGAACGCATGAAAAAACTGTTAGCCAATCCGGAAAAATATTACAAAGCAAAGGAACGTCCATCAGGACACGATATAGGAACAGCGTTTGCGACTAACAATGGCGGTGCGATACCTTCTAATTTATTGCAAATTTCTAATAGTGAAAGTAGTTCTAGATATATTCAACTCTGTAAAGCAGTTAATACTCCAGCACATCCAGCACGGTTTCCTCAGAAGTTACCACTATTTTTCATTAACTTTTTAACAGAGCCAACAGATACAGTGCTTGATATCTTCGCCGGTTCCAATACTACAGGTGCAGCAGCTGAATCCTTACAACGTCGTTGGATAGTCTTTGAACAAAACCTGTCTTATTTATCTGCTTCTGCCTTCCGATTTGTAAATGCTAACGAAAGTATCGAGCAAATTTCAATCCTATTTGAAAAGTTGCTGGCAAGGAAAGAGACAATAAATATTACCCGCTAA
- a CDS encoding type II toxin-antitoxin system RelE/ParE family toxin, with translation MTDYQVLFSKKAQRDIAQLTSQQKVKLQEILQQVLAITPQAGKKLKGKLSGFYSYRLNQRDRILYEIIEDTRTVFIIRARTHYGE, from the coding sequence GTGACAGATTACCAAGTTCTTTTTTCAAAGAAGGCACAGAGAGACATTGCTCAACTCACTTCTCAACAAAAGGTTAAACTTCAAGAAATATTGCAGCAAGTTTTAGCAATTACCCCTCAAGCTGGCAAGAAGCTTAAAGGTAAACTCAGTGGTTTTTACTCTTACAGGTTAAACCAACGCGATAGGATTCTCTACGAAATCATTGAAGACACTCGCACTGTTTTTATCATCAGAGCCAGAACCCACTATGGCGAATAA
- a CDS encoding type II toxin-antitoxin system Phd/YefM family antitoxin — protein MSVLQGKEYMHQVSAEYAKNNFNEVIERASTEPGGVVIVQDDKNLVLISQEELDAWVETASLLQDPNLLIDIAEAKEQYRKGEVLTMDQVFG, from the coding sequence GTGAGCGTTTTACAAGGGAAGGAATATATGCATCAGGTGTCAGCTGAATACGCTAAAAATAACTTCAATGAAGTCATAGAACGTGCAAGCACAGAGCCAGGGGGAGTTGTGATTGTTCAGGACGATAAAAACTTGGTTTTAATTAGCCAAGAAGAATTAGATGCTTGGGTTGAGACAGCTAGCTTACTTCAAGACCCTAATTTGCTGATAGATATTGCCGAAGCAAAAGAGCAATATCGCAAGGGAGAAGTTTTGACAATGGATCAAGTTTTTGGTTGA
- a CDS encoding ABC transporter ATP-binding protein has protein sequence MFVFKKLRPRKSLHTSRKRPRKSHPLKRLLDYSHKYRRQIRLATACSILNKIFDLAPPALIGIAVDVVVQQQDSILARWGVQDVFGQFLILAILTVIIWILESAFEYAYARLWRNLAQTIQHELRLDAYKHLQELELAYFEERSTGGLMSILSDDINQLERFLDIGANELIQVTTTVLVIGGAFFILAPSVAWMAMLPMPFILWGSVVFQRLLAPRYAEVREKVSLLNSRLANNLSGITTIKSFTAEEYEAARLGDESAAYRQSNRRAIALSAAFVPLIRMIILVGFTALLLFGGLEAIAGRMSVGTYSVLIFLIQRLLWPLTRLGETFDQYQRAMASTNRVMNLLDTPIAIHTGDIPLPVSSVRGELEFKHVTFAYHGRNPVIQHLSLHIPAGQTIAIVGSTGSGKSTLVKLLLRLYEVQSGNITLDGIDLRNLKLRDLRACIGLVSQDVFLFHGTVAENIAYGSPDAALDEAIAAAKIAEAHDFIMQLPQAYETIVGERGQKLSGGQRQRIAIARAVLKNPPILILDEATSAVDNETEAAIQRSLDRITVNRTTIAIAHRLSTVRNADCIYVMELGKLVEWGTHEQLLEQQGIYASLWRVQSGLR, from the coding sequence ATGTTTGTTTTTAAAAAGCTGCGTCCAAGAAAGAGTCTACATACCAGTAGGAAGCGCCCCCGCAAAAGTCATCCCCTCAAGCGCTTACTCGATTACAGTCACAAATATCGTCGTCAAATTCGGCTGGCGACTGCTTGCTCAATCCTGAATAAAATCTTTGACCTAGCGCCACCCGCCTTAATTGGAATCGCGGTTGATGTGGTCGTGCAGCAACAGGATTCCATCCTAGCTCGCTGGGGCGTGCAAGATGTGTTTGGACAATTCCTGATTCTTGCCATCCTCACCGTGATTATTTGGATACTAGAATCTGCCTTTGAGTATGCCTACGCTCGACTGTGGCGCAATCTAGCTCAAACAATTCAGCACGAATTACGCCTAGATGCATATAAACATTTGCAAGAACTTGAGCTTGCCTATTTTGAAGAACGCAGTACAGGTGGTTTGATGTCTATCCTGAGCGATGATATCAACCAATTGGAGCGGTTTCTCGATATCGGAGCCAATGAACTCATCCAAGTTACTACAACGGTATTGGTGATTGGCGGGGCTTTCTTTATTTTGGCTCCCAGCGTGGCGTGGATGGCGATGCTACCAATGCCGTTTATCTTGTGGGGTTCCGTTGTTTTTCAGCGTCTACTTGCTCCCCGCTATGCTGAGGTGCGGGAAAAGGTGAGTCTGCTTAACTCGCGGCTAGCAAATAATCTATCGGGTATTACGACAATTAAAAGCTTTACGGCAGAAGAATATGAAGCAGCGCGGCTGGGAGATGAAAGTGCGGCTTATCGCCAAAGTAACCGGAGGGCGATCGCTCTTTCTGCTGCGTTTGTGCCGTTAATTCGGATGATCATTTTGGTCGGTTTCACAGCCTTGCTGCTGTTTGGTGGTTTAGAAGCGATTGCTGGCAGAATGTCTGTAGGCACTTACAGCGTATTGATTTTCCTCATCCAGCGCTTACTTTGGCCTTTAACCAGATTAGGAGAAACGTTCGATCAATATCAACGGGCGATGGCATCTACTAATCGAGTCATGAATCTACTGGATACTCCGATCGCCATTCATACAGGGGATATACCGTTACCCGTCAGTTCAGTCCGCGGCGAATTGGAGTTTAAGCATGTCACCTTTGCCTACCATGGGCGTAACCCAGTAATTCAACATCTCTCGCTGCATATTCCTGCGGGTCAGACGATTGCGATCGTTGGTTCCACGGGTTCAGGTAAGAGTACACTGGTGAAACTGTTGCTCAGGCTGTACGAAGTGCAATCAGGAAACATCACCCTCGATGGCATTGATTTACGCAATCTGAAGTTGAGGGATTTACGCGCCTGCATTGGCTTAGTCAGTCAGGATGTCTTCCTATTTCATGGCACTGTAGCGGAGAATATTGCCTATGGCAGTCCTGATGCTGCTCTAGATGAAGCGATCGCAGCAGCTAAAATTGCTGAAGCTCACGATTTTATTATGCAGTTACCCCAGGCTTATGAGACGATTGTGGGTGAAAGAGGTCAAAAGTTATCGGGTGGACAACGGCAACGGATTGCGATCGCTCGTGCGGTGTTGAAGAATCCACCGATTTTGATCCTGGATGAGGCTACCTCGGCAGTAGATAATGAAACCGAAGCCGCTATACAGCGATCGCTCGATCGTATTACTGTAAATCGAACAACAATTGCGATCGCCCATCGCCTTTCCACTGTTCGCAATGCCGATTGCATTTATGTAATGGAGCTGGGCAAATTGGTAGAGTGGGGAACACATGAACAACTGCTAGAGCAACAGGGGATTTATGCTAGCCTCTGGCGCGTACAGTCAGGTTTGAGATGA
- a CDS encoding saccharopine dehydrogenase NADP-binding domain-containing protein has protein sequence MSSPNFLLYGANGYTGALIARLAVQRGLRPILAGRNPNKVEPLSIELGLEYRGFTLEDRATVDEALADVAVVLHCAGPFSQTSQPMVAGCLRTKTHYLDITGEVAVFEAIAAQDAEAKAAGVMLLPGVGFDVVPSDCLAAHLKARLPSATWLALGFQAVGRMSRGTATTMVEAQHRGGLVRRGGVLTPVPVAWKTRIIDFGQGALEATTIPWGDVSTAFYSTGILDIEVYAAFPASTRRAMVASRYLSWLLGLPAVQSFQKRLIQNQPPGPTATERAQGRSLLWGEVKDDSGKEVVSRLQGPEGYTLTAMTATAIVEKVLAGQVAVGFQTPSLVYGADFILEIEGVMREDLD, from the coding sequence ATGTCATCCCCAAATTTCTTGTTATATGGTGCTAACGGCTACACGGGTGCTTTAATTGCCCGGCTAGCAGTGCAGCGAGGGCTGCGACCGATCCTCGCAGGACGCAATCCCAACAAAGTTGAACCGCTTTCAATCGAACTAGGTTTGGAGTATCGCGGCTTCACCTTGGAGGATCGGGCGACTGTAGACGAGGCTTTGGCAGATGTGGCAGTAGTACTCCATTGTGCTGGTCCCTTTTCCCAGACTTCCCAGCCGATGGTTGCTGGATGCTTGCGGACAAAGACGCACTATTTAGACATTACCGGAGAAGTGGCAGTATTCGAAGCGATCGCCGCCCAAGATGCAGAGGCAAAAGCTGCCGGAGTCATGCTGCTTCCCGGCGTAGGTTTCGACGTTGTCCCCTCTGACTGCCTAGCAGCGCACCTTAAGGCACGACTCCCCTCAGCGACATGGCTGGCGCTCGGTTTTCAGGCAGTAGGGCGGATGTCACGCGGAACCGCCACCACGATGGTAGAAGCCCAGCATCGAGGCGGCTTGGTTAGGCGCGGTGGGGTTCTAACCCCTGTTCCGGTAGCCTGGAAGACTCGGATCATTGATTTTGGACAAGGTGCACTCGAAGCTACAACGATTCCGTGGGGAGATGTGTCCACTGCATTCTATAGCACAGGCATTCTAGACATTGAGGTTTATGCAGCATTCCCTGCCTCCACGCGACGGGCAATGGTTGCCAGCCGTTATCTTAGCTGGTTGCTAGGCTTACCTGCGGTGCAAAGCTTCCAGAAACGTTTGATTCAGAACCAACCACCTGGACCCACCGCTACTGAACGCGCCCAAGGGAGAAGCTTGCTCTGGGGAGAGGTAAAAGACGATTCTGGCAAGGAGGTGGTTTCTCGATTGCAAGGTCCTGAAGGCTATACTCTCACCGCGATGACAGCGACAGCAATTGTTGAAAAGGTACTGGCGGGACAGGTTGCTGTAGGTTTCCAGACTCCCTCCTTGGTTTATGGTGCCGACTTCATCCTGGAAATCGAGGGGGTGATGCGGGAAGATTTAGACTGA